One Rhodoferax sp. GW822-FHT02A01 genomic window, GATCGCGGGCGGCATAGGCCCTACCTGCCAATTGGGGCATGCGCCAATGGCCTGCACACAGCGACTCTGGCACAGTCGTGGTCATGGTGGTGGAGCCGCAATCCCTGGAGAACCTGAACGCCGAGCAGTTGCGCGCGATGACAGCCCGACTGCTCACGGAACTGCGCCACAGCCAGGCCCTCAACGAAAAACTCACCTACGAGAACGCGCTGCTCAAGCGCATGAAATTCGCCGCCCAGTCTGAACGCTTCAGCGCCGATCAGCGCAGCCTGCTCGAAGACGAGATCGATGCGGACCTGGCAGCCGTGGCCGCAGAGATTGAGCAGCTAAGCCTGCCGGTATCTCCTGCGCAGGACAAGCGGCAGGCCAAACGCCAACCGTTGCCGGTCAACCTGCCACGCCGGGAGATTCGCCATGAACCCGACTCCACCACGTGTCAATGTGGCTGCCAGCTCAAGCGCATTGGCGAGGACGTAGCGGAGAAGCTGGACTATGTGCCCGGCGTCTTTACCGTGGAGCGTCATGTGCGCGGCAAGTGGGCATGTGCCAAGTGCGAGACCATCACCCAGGCGCCGATCGAAGCGCACGTTATCGACAAGGGTATCCCCACCGCCGGACTGCTGGCCAAGGTGCTGGTGGCCAAGTACGCGGACCATCTGCCGCTGTACCGCCAAGAGAGCATCTTCGGTCGGGCCGGTTTGGCCATCCCGCGCTCCACTCTGGCGCAATGGGTGGGAACTTGTGGCGTGCGCCTGCAGCCCCTGGTCGATGCACTGAAGGCTGAGATGCTGCAACATCGTGTACTGCATGCTGATGAAACGCCAGTGTCGATGCTCAAGCCAGGCGATGGCAAGACGCATCGCGCCTACCTATGGGCTTATGCGCCCGGAGCCTTCGAGGACATGAGGGCCGTGGTGTATGACTTCTGCGAGTCCAGGGCTGGCGAGCATGCACGCAAGTTCCTGGAGGACTGGCGCGGAAGTCTCACCTGCGATGATTTCAGCGGCTACAAAGCACTGATCGCCAGCGGTGTGACGGAGGTGGGGTGTCTGGCCCATGCGCGGCGCAAGTTCTTCGATCTGCACGCCGCCAGCAAGAGCTATATCGCCGAGTTTGCGCTGGCACAGTTTGCACTGGTCTACGAGATCGAGCGCGAG contains:
- a CDS encoding IS66 family transposase, producing the protein MVVEPQSLENLNAEQLRAMTARLLTELRHSQALNEKLTYENALLKRMKFAAQSERFSADQRSLLEDEIDADLAAVAAEIEQLSLPVSPAQDKRQAKRQPLPVNLPRREIRHEPDSTTCQCGCQLKRIGEDVAEKLDYVPGVFTVERHVRGKWACAKCETITQAPIEAHVIDKGIPTAGLLAKVLVAKYADHLPLYRQESIFGRAGLAIPRSTLAQWVGTCGVRLQPLVDALKAEMLQHRVLHADETPVSMLKPGDGKTHRAYLWAYAPGAFEDMRAVVYDFCESRAGEHARKFLEDWRGSLTCDDFSGYKALIASGVTEVGCLAHARRKFFDLHAASKSYIAEFALAQFALVYEIEREVKELDAMERQRIRQQKAKPVLDALHEWMGLQRQKVHASSATAKALDYSLRRWEALTRFVDDGRLPADNNWIENQIRPIAIGRNNWLFAGSLRAGQRAAAVMSLIQSARMNGHDPYAYLKDVLTRLPTQRASQIGELLPHRWQSTTT